The following proteins are encoded in a genomic region of Syntrophotaleaceae bacterium:
- a CDS encoding DUF748 domain-containing protein produces MALGFVRRHPVLIGSLAGLLLLVALGLIFLPRGIHFALERWLERQGRISAEIENVDFNPLTGKLVVHTLIAQREEAPGRIRWERASFEIGWWPLLEQNLKLTSINLRDAVVTVRRTPEALYIGGLRIRTDDAAGKQKKDGKGWAFGFEDVDLYNVRVRYLDESFTKEILVEEAHIGAMAQWKPEEAGAFRARLKVAEGTLFLQGQASPFADQPSFDLQVKVDAVHPSWMQPWFREAGLIVEKGVLFADIKADGSYLPEKAGIKMEVAGSVRLEQARGRTPKVAVKNTQLSWSGRMEVSLQNQEAPLFAAEGTLESSGFDLLLVERDLAVYAEKANADLSFQKGTPEVPTDAGFLLDLTGTTGRISLSDRARNLIMASWDRLELDRLQTRGLKSFSLEQGLASNLRLLERPEMKPLPFYLQAAHVESGGLKYGGAGPLILESLQAQNLGALLIRNEQGVVLSPWRMPAEKKPKEKFEWPAIRLGFVNIGTGSRLLIRDRSLEPALRLDIDPLQIHVRNFDTLAKTEQPALLDIALEANGHPLSLKGEAQVSNQKIAFEGRATLFQWPVSLVQPYLLEKAYVENGLLSLNATIEGAYQRPEGSLDLRMKGSILATQVYGEVGGMRFRDVALNWTGNTFFTTTIGGGPTAGKPTFTADGEVEVPQFSMVLPEARMGLRGEKARIRADFALGTDAVPQGAPFLLQGGGRLASLQLRERDKELDVAVLRNMEIDGMRLTGADNLSAERLRIAGMQLLERPGETEVGNLFFLNGERAELENLQIAGPRDLAVAECSVQKLQGILVRDANGDFPFGKWLPKEKEEDKKPLSLRMGRFDINGGDSRLRYLDRSVDPFVKLELQPFNIGIQDLNLAEGRPSPLQMDGKFGRYSNLRLNGRLLSLQDKPSMDLLLEIEGLDMTKLTGYTEKLFGYAAKSGNLDVMADIQVREGSLEAQTDWKMTKLNLDAVDPATRQEINVLLGFSLHTGVALLRDGDGVIKLNIPVSGTITDPDFDYSDVIQRAILKGIRTAALGYLSPLGLAAKLGKELLLEPVFELRFQPVSFDPGQTQLSEQNRQHLRDVAGRLQKRPQVTIIVCGVAVPADKEGDPSEEELLQVARRRGENVRDYLTAQGIGPERLVQCAPDVDRSEGAEPRAEIGI; encoded by the coding sequence ATGGCTCTCGGCTTTGTTCGCCGTCATCCGGTCCTGATCGGTTCGCTGGCAGGTTTGCTGCTCCTCGTCGCCCTGGGACTGATCTTTCTTCCCAGGGGCATCCATTTCGCTCTCGAGCGCTGGCTGGAGCGTCAGGGGCGCATTTCGGCGGAGATCGAGAATGTCGATTTCAATCCTTTGACCGGCAAGCTCGTGGTGCACACCCTGATCGCCCAGAGGGAGGAAGCCCCCGGGCGCATCCGGTGGGAGCGGGCGAGTTTCGAGATCGGCTGGTGGCCCCTGCTGGAGCAGAATCTGAAACTCACCAGCATCAATCTTCGCGACGCCGTGGTCACCGTACGACGGACCCCTGAGGCACTCTATATCGGCGGACTCAGAATCCGCACCGACGATGCGGCAGGAAAACAGAAGAAGGATGGGAAAGGCTGGGCCTTCGGTTTCGAGGATGTAGACCTGTATAACGTCAGGGTGCGTTACCTGGATGAAAGCTTCACCAAAGAGATTCTGGTGGAGGAGGCGCACATTGGTGCCATGGCCCAATGGAAACCCGAAGAAGCCGGGGCGTTTAGGGCCCGGCTGAAGGTCGCCGAAGGCACTCTCTTCCTCCAGGGGCAGGCCAGCCCTTTCGCCGACCAGCCGTCCTTCGACCTTCAGGTGAAGGTCGACGCTGTTCATCCTTCCTGGATGCAGCCGTGGTTCCGGGAAGCCGGCCTGATTGTGGAAAAAGGGGTGTTGTTCGCCGATATCAAGGCCGATGGAAGCTATCTGCCGGAGAAGGCCGGGATAAAGATGGAGGTCGCCGGCAGCGTCCGGCTGGAACAGGCCAGGGGCCGGACGCCGAAAGTGGCCGTCAAGAACACCCAATTGTCCTGGAGCGGCCGCATGGAGGTCTCTCTGCAAAATCAGGAGGCGCCCCTCTTTGCTGCGGAAGGGACCCTTGAGAGTTCCGGATTCGACCTGCTGCTTGTCGAGCGGGACCTTGCGGTCTATGCGGAAAAAGCGAACGCGGATCTGTCTTTTCAAAAGGGAACCCCCGAGGTTCCCACCGATGCCGGTTTTCTGCTCGATCTCACCGGCACCACCGGCCGCATCTCCCTGTCCGACAGGGCCAGGAACCTGATCATGGCCTCCTGGGATCGCCTGGAGCTGGATCGACTGCAGACGCGGGGGCTCAAGTCCTTCTCCCTGGAACAGGGGCTCGCATCCAACCTTCGGCTGCTCGAGCGGCCGGAAATGAAACCCCTTCCGTTCTATCTGCAGGCCGCCCATGTCGAGTCGGGAGGTCTGAAATACGGCGGCGCCGGGCCCCTGATCCTGGAGAGTCTGCAGGCGCAAAATCTTGGCGCGCTGCTGATACGGAACGAACAGGGGGTCGTGCTGTCCCCCTGGAGGATGCCCGCTGAAAAAAAGCCGAAAGAGAAATTCGAATGGCCGGCCATTCGTCTCGGATTCGTCAATATCGGCACGGGCAGCCGCCTTTTGATCCGGGACCGAAGTCTGGAACCGGCTCTGCGCCTGGATATCGATCCGCTCCAGATCCATGTCAGGAACTTTGATACCCTCGCCAAAACCGAGCAGCCGGCGCTGCTGGATATCGCCCTGGAGGCCAACGGCCACCCCCTGTCCCTCAAGGGCGAGGCGCAGGTTTCCAACCAGAAGATCGCCTTCGAGGGCCGGGCCACCCTTTTTCAATGGCCCGTTTCCCTGGTCCAGCCCTATCTTCTTGAAAAGGCCTACGTTGAAAACGGCCTCCTCAGCCTCAATGCAACAATCGAAGGTGCCTACCAGCGGCCCGAGGGGAGCCTGGATCTGAGGATGAAGGGATCGATCCTGGCCACCCAGGTTTATGGCGAAGTCGGAGGGATGCGTTTTCGGGATGTTGCTCTGAACTGGACCGGAAACACTTTCTTCACAACAACTATCGGGGGTGGACCAACGGCCGGAAAGCCGACCTTCACTGCGGATGGGGAGGTGGAGGTTCCTCAGTTCTCCATGGTGCTGCCCGAGGCCCGAATGGGGCTGCGGGGAGAAAAGGCACGAATCCGCGCGGATTTTGCCCTGGGAACAGACGCCGTGCCCCAGGGAGCCCCCTTCCTTTTGCAGGGGGGCGGGAGGCTGGCTTCTCTGCAGTTGCGGGAGCGGGACAAGGAGCTTGACGTTGCAGTTCTCCGGAACATGGAGATAGACGGGATGCGCCTGACCGGCGCGGACAACCTATCCGCCGAGCGGCTGCGAATCGCCGGGATGCAGCTGCTGGAGCGTCCCGGAGAAACCGAGGTGGGAAATCTCTTCTTTTTAAACGGCGAGCGGGCCGAGCTGGAAAATCTGCAGATAGCAGGACCCCGCGATCTGGCTGTGGCCGAATGCAGTGTTCAGAAACTTCAGGGAATTCTGGTCCGGGATGCCAATGGGGATTTCCCCTTCGGCAAATGGCTGCCGAAAGAAAAAGAGGAGGACAAAAAGCCGCTGAGCCTGCGCATGGGGCGCTTCGACATCAACGGCGGGGACAGCCGCCTCCGCTATCTCGACCGCAGCGTGGATCCTTTCGTCAAACTGGAGCTGCAGCCGTTCAACATCGGCATACAGGATCTGAACCTGGCGGAGGGCCGGCCGAGTCCCCTGCAGATGGACGGAAAATTCGGCCGCTACAGCAATCTGCGCCTTAACGGCCGGCTTCTCTCGCTGCAGGACAAGCCGTCCATGGATCTGCTGCTGGAGATCGAGGGGCTCGACATGACCAAGCTCACGGGCTATACGGAAAAGCTTTTCGGCTATGCGGCCAAGAGCGGCAATCTGGACGTAATGGCGGACATCCAGGTGCGGGAAGGCAGCCTCGAGGCCCAGACGGACTGGAAAATGACCAAGCTGAATCTGGATGCCGTCGATCCGGCAACCCGTCAGGAGATCAATGTCTTGCTCGGCTTCAGCCTGCACACCGGGGTTGCCCTGCTGCGCGATGGCGACGGGGTCATCAAGCTGAATATCCCGGTCAGCGGGACCATTACCGATCCCGATTTCGATTATTCAGACGTGATTCAAAGGGCGATTCTCAAGGGGATCCGGACGGCGGCGCTCGGTTATCTGTCCCCCCTGGGACTGGCAGCCAAGCTGGGCAAGGAGCTGCTTCTGGAACCGGTCTTCGAGCTGCGCTTCCAGCCGGTGTCCTTTGACCCGGGCCAAACGCAACTCTCCGAACAAAACCGTCAACACCTCCGGGATGTGGCAGGCAGGCTACAGAAACGGCCGCAGGTGACCATAATCGTCTGTGGCGTTGCCGTGCCCGCGGACAAAGAGGGTGATCCCTCCGAAGAAGAGTTGTTGCAGGTGGCACGAAGGCGGGGTGAAAACGTAAGGGACTATCTCACAGCACAGGGGATAGGACCCGAGCGGCTGGTCCAGTGCGCTCCCGACGTGGACCGCTCCGAGGGTGCCGAACCGCGGGCGGAGATTGGGATCTGA
- the lexA gene encoding transcriptional repressor LexA translates to MSQRPRGRRPVQEITEPQRRTLKEIRLFTNRRGFPPTMKELADILGISHASAHGQVSQLVRKGYLKREPRKARGIAIVREPEDDIPDLVAVPIVGRVAAGQPILAEENIVGEVLVEGGIARAGRCFALEVTGDSMVDAGIRERDLVVVRQQPVAENGDIVVALLEDEATVKRLYIRGERIELRPENPKHRPIPVGPDDGLRIIGKVVAVRRPGSETQTPGRAWL, encoded by the coding sequence ATGAGTCAAAGACCGCGAGGCAGACGCCCCGTTCAGGAAATAACCGAGCCGCAACGCCGTACATTGAAGGAGATCCGCCTCTTCACGAACCGGCGGGGGTTCCCCCCGACCATGAAGGAACTCGCGGACATCCTCGGCATATCGCACGCCAGCGCCCACGGCCAGGTGAGCCAGCTTGTCCGCAAGGGCTATCTGAAGCGCGAACCCCGGAAGGCTCGTGGAATTGCGATTGTCCGCGAACCCGAGGACGACATCCCCGATCTTGTGGCCGTCCCCATCGTCGGCCGGGTGGCGGCCGGCCAGCCCATCTTGGCCGAGGAGAACATCGTCGGAGAGGTGCTGGTCGAAGGCGGGATCGCCAGGGCAGGCCGGTGCTTCGCTCTGGAAGTGACCGGAGACAGCATGGTGGACGCCGGAATCCGGGAGCGCGACCTGGTGGTGGTGCGACAACAGCCCGTGGCGGAGAACGGTGACATCGTGGTCGCGTTGTTGGAGGACGAGGCCACGGTGAAGCGGCTTTATATCCGCGGCGAGAGAATTGAATTGAGACCGGAAAACCCGAAGCATCGACCGATCCCCGTGGGGCCCGACGACGGGCTGCGCATCATCGGCAAGGTCGTCGCAGTCAGGCGGCCCGGCTCGGAAACGCAAACGCCGGGAAGGGCCTGGCTATAA
- a CDS encoding 2-oxoglutarate dehydrogenase E1 component, translating to MALKNNISPQWIEAQYLLWRKSPDKLPPDWQAFFSGYEMGRETPAETAPAVCLTPEMAAKQSSVDALIYRYREMGHLLACTDPLSPCPTEHPLLALDLFGLERKDLDTTFHLRSFPVPAAPLRNIIALLRQIYCGSIGIEYMHIQDPAEKEWLRERMETTEQGICLDREDKLTILRKLQEATLFESFLHRHFLGQKRFSLEGSEVMIPVLDRILHRAAGLGIRDVVLGMPHRGRLNTLANIFSKPLEAIFAEFEDNLELEFVGEGDVKYHLGFSTDLDLEEGPLHLTMTSNPSHLEAVDPVVEGKVRARQDAFSEEGDKKVLPLLLHGDAAFAGQGIVAEVLNLSQLEGYRTGGTLHIVINNQIGFTTVPEDARSTHYATDVAKMLMVPIFHIHGENPEAAIRAVEMALDYRQRFGRDVVMEIICYRRQGHNEGDEPYFTQPLMYEKIRQRPSMSEIYARQLMEEGVGEDLVEKQAAAIRKRLDQALGGERRRPQAGFEGKWGRIERDFAPWDESTAVAEENLLELADGLARVPKGFNIHPRVEKLLRNRLEAVREDSGIDWATAESLAFASLVTEGHTVRLSGQDSRRGTFSQRHAVLFDTETGSEYTPLTNFPQQAPFSAFDSPLSEASVLGFEYGYSLETPDALVLWEAQFGDFANGAQVIIDQFVTSSLRKWSRASGLVLLLPHGYEGQGPEHSSARIERFLQSCAENNLLVVNPSTPAQFFHLLRRQVKLPFRRPLVVFTPKSLLRNPLCRSRRKDLTDGRFREILPADQAPEQVTDILLCSGKIYFDLLDKKEQEGCNHAALIRIEQLYPLRADLLKQAVAPFGKKARLAWVQEEPKNMGPWRFLAPRLAEILGTCPTYIGRDEAAAPAGGSHRWFKQEQEEILRRALNLNSSGN from the coding sequence ATGGCCCTGAAAAACAATATAAGTCCCCAATGGATAGAAGCCCAGTACCTGCTCTGGCGCAAATCACCGGACAAACTGCCGCCGGACTGGCAGGCCTTTTTCAGCGGCTATGAAATGGGCCGGGAAACCCCGGCGGAAACAGCTCCCGCCGTCTGCCTGACGCCCGAGATGGCCGCCAAACAGTCGTCGGTGGACGCACTAATCTACCGTTACCGGGAGATGGGTCATCTGCTCGCCTGCACCGATCCCCTCTCCCCCTGCCCGACGGAACACCCGCTTCTGGCCCTGGACCTTTTCGGTTTGGAGCGAAAGGACCTGGATACCACCTTTCACCTGCGGAGTTTCCCGGTCCCCGCGGCCCCCCTGCGGAATATCATCGCCCTTCTTCGGCAGATCTACTGCGGTTCCATAGGCATTGAATACATGCACATCCAGGATCCGGCCGAGAAGGAATGGCTCCGCGAGCGAATGGAGACGACGGAACAGGGGATCTGTCTGGATCGCGAAGACAAGCTGACGATCCTGCGTAAACTGCAGGAGGCGACCCTGTTCGAGTCTTTCCTGCACCGGCACTTTCTCGGCCAGAAACGTTTTTCCCTGGAGGGGAGCGAGGTGATGATTCCGGTCCTCGACCGGATTCTGCACCGGGCGGCCGGGCTCGGCATCCGCGACGTCGTTCTCGGCATGCCCCATCGGGGACGGCTCAACACCCTCGCCAACATCTTCAGCAAACCGCTGGAAGCCATTTTCGCCGAGTTCGAGGACAACCTGGAGTTGGAGTTCGTCGGCGAAGGTGACGTCAAGTACCACCTCGGCTTTTCCACCGATCTGGACCTGGAGGAAGGGCCCCTGCACCTGACCATGACCTCCAATCCCAGTCATCTGGAAGCCGTCGATCCGGTGGTCGAAGGCAAGGTGCGGGCACGCCAGGACGCTTTCAGCGAGGAGGGGGATAAAAAGGTGCTGCCGCTGCTGCTGCACGGCGACGCCGCTTTCGCCGGCCAGGGGATTGTGGCGGAGGTGCTCAATCTGAGCCAGCTCGAAGGCTACCGGACGGGGGGGACCCTGCATATCGTCATCAACAACCAGATCGGCTTCACCACCGTCCCGGAAGATGCCCGTTCGACCCATTACGCCACCGATGTGGCCAAGATGCTGATGGTGCCGATTTTCCATATCCATGGTGAAAATCCGGAGGCGGCCATCCGCGCCGTGGAGATGGCCCTCGACTACCGGCAGCGGTTCGGCCGGGACGTGGTGATGGAAATCATCTGCTATCGTCGACAGGGGCACAACGAGGGGGACGAGCCCTACTTCACCCAACCCCTGATGTACGAAAAAATCAGGCAGCGGCCGTCGATGAGCGAGATTTACGCCCGGCAGTTGATGGAGGAAGGGGTCGGGGAGGATCTCGTCGAAAAGCAGGCCGCGGCGATCCGCAAGCGGCTCGACCAGGCTTTGGGCGGCGAGCGCCGCAGGCCGCAAGCCGGTTTCGAGGGGAAGTGGGGCCGCATCGAACGGGACTTCGCACCCTGGGACGAAAGCACTGCCGTTGCCGAAGAAAACCTCCTGGAGCTCGCGGATGGTCTGGCTCGAGTTCCCAAGGGGTTCAACATTCACCCGCGGGTCGAGAAACTGTTGCGGAACCGGCTCGAGGCGGTTCGAGAGGACAGCGGCATCGACTGGGCCACGGCCGAAAGCCTGGCTTTCGCCTCGTTGGTGACCGAAGGCCATACCGTCCGGCTCTCCGGGCAGGACAGCCGACGGGGCACATTCAGCCAGCGTCACGCGGTCCTGTTCGATACCGAAACCGGCTCCGAATACACCCCGCTGACCAATTTTCCCCAACAGGCACCGTTTTCCGCCTTCGACAGCCCACTGTCGGAAGCCTCGGTGCTCGGTTTCGAATACGGCTACTCCCTGGAAACCCCCGACGCCCTCGTCCTGTGGGAGGCCCAGTTCGGCGACTTCGCCAACGGGGCCCAAGTGATCATCGACCAGTTTGTAACCAGCAGCCTGCGCAAATGGAGCCGTGCCAGCGGCCTGGTCCTGCTGCTGCCCCACGGCTACGAAGGCCAGGGCCCCGAACATTCCAGCGCCCGCATCGAACGCTTTCTGCAGAGCTGCGCCGAAAACAACCTGCTGGTCGTCAACCCGTCCACCCCCGCCCAGTTTTTCCATCTGCTGCGGCGGCAGGTGAAGCTTCCTTTCCGGCGCCCCCTGGTGGTCTTCACCCCCAAGAGCCTGCTGCGCAACCCGCTGTGCCGTTCCCGGCGAAAGGATTTGACCGACGGGCGGTTCCGGGAGATCCTGCCCGCCGATCAGGCGCCGGAGCAGGTCACCGACATTCTCCTCTGCTCCGGAAAAATCTATTTCGATCTGCTCGACAAAAAGGAGCAGGAGGGCTGCAATCATGCAGCGCTGATCCGCATCGAACAGCTCTATCCCCTGAGGGCCGATCTGCTCAAGCAGGCCGTGGCTCCCTTTGGCAAAAAGGCCCGGCTTGCCTGGGTCCAGGAAGAACCGAAGAACATGGGGCCCTGGCGTTTTCTCGCCCCCCGGCTGGCGGAGATTCTCGGCACCTGTCCCACCTATATCGGCCGGGACGAGGCCGCCGCACCCGCCGGAGGCAGCCACCGCTGGTTCAAACAGGAACAGGAGGAGATCCTCCGAAGGGCCCTGAACCTGAATTCATCCGGCAACTGA
- a CDS encoding recombinase family protein, with amino-acid sequence MSRNNNHGRGEALESASRTNGTIRCAIYTRKSTDEGLEQEFNSLDAQRESAEAYIASQRHEGWVCIPDRFDDGGFTGGNMERPALKRLFAGIESGGIDCVVVYKVDRLSRSLLDFARMMELFDKHSVSFVSVTQQFNTTSSMGRLTLNILLSFAQFEREIISERTRDKMSAARRKGKWVGGMPVLGYDVDPKGGRLIVNEDEAVQVRGMYQLYLEHKALIPVVQEIERRGWKNKQWITKRGQERGGKPFTKNSLFRLLTNVIYTGKVDYKGTIYNGEHDGIVDVDLWQRVQDALRRNGSTGGKEVRNKYGALLKGILYCAPCGTGMVHTYTAKDNGKRYRYYVCLNAQQRGWASCPTKSLNAHEIETAVVEHIRGIGRNEEIIAATAAKVREESGKRMVELETEQRGHERELKRLHTRVQKLVSESFTAASNGGAAMDQLADLQDQIRTIEQRMTTIREEVIAIQRETVDEGDMARALAVFSPVWEALSPREQSRIVRLLVERVGYDGRDGRVTVTFRSAGFKALCSEADIRSREVSA; translated from the coding sequence ATGAGCAGAAACAATAACCACGGCCGGGGAGAAGCCCTGGAGTCGGCATCAAGAACCAACGGGACGATCCGCTGCGCCATCTACACCCGCAAGTCCACAGACGAGGGGCTGGAGCAGGAGTTTAACAGCCTCGACGCCCAGCGGGAATCCGCGGAAGCCTATATCGCGAGCCAAAGACACGAGGGATGGGTGTGCATCCCGGATCGGTTCGACGACGGCGGCTTCACCGGCGGCAACATGGAGCGGCCCGCCCTCAAGCGGCTCTTCGCCGGCATCGAGTCGGGCGGCATCGACTGCGTGGTGGTCTACAAGGTGGACCGTCTGAGCCGGTCCCTTCTGGACTTCGCCCGCATGATGGAGCTCTTCGACAAGCACTCCGTGAGCTTCGTCTCGGTCACCCAGCAGTTCAACACGACCAGTTCCATGGGGCGGCTCACGTTGAACATCCTTTTATCTTTTGCCCAGTTCGAGCGGGAGATCATCTCGGAGCGCACCCGCGACAAGATGTCCGCCGCACGGCGCAAGGGCAAGTGGGTCGGCGGGATGCCGGTTCTCGGGTATGACGTCGACCCGAAAGGCGGCAGGTTGATCGTCAACGAGGACGAAGCCGTACAGGTCCGGGGGATGTACCAGCTCTACCTGGAGCACAAAGCCTTGATCCCTGTCGTTCAGGAAATCGAACGACGCGGCTGGAAAAACAAGCAGTGGATCACCAAGAGGGGTCAGGAGCGCGGCGGAAAGCCTTTCACCAAGAACAGCCTCTTCCGGCTTCTGACCAACGTGATTTACACCGGCAAGGTCGATTACAAGGGAACCATATACAACGGCGAACACGACGGAATTGTCGACGTCGATCTTTGGCAGCGGGTGCAGGATGCTCTCCGGCGGAACGGCAGCACCGGCGGCAAGGAGGTGCGCAACAAGTACGGAGCCCTCCTGAAGGGGATTCTCTACTGCGCTCCCTGCGGCACGGGGATGGTGCATACATACACGGCCAAGGACAACGGCAAACGGTATCGCTACTACGTCTGCCTGAACGCGCAACAACGAGGCTGGGCGTCCTGTCCGACCAAGTCGCTCAACGCGCACGAGATCGAGACCGCGGTGGTCGAGCACATCCGAGGCATAGGCAGGAATGAGGAAATCATCGCAGCGACGGCTGCAAAGGTTCGGGAAGAGAGCGGCAAGCGCATGGTGGAACTGGAAACCGAACAACGCGGCCACGAACGTGAACTCAAACGGCTGCACACCAGAGTGCAGAAGCTGGTGAGCGAGTCCTTCACCGCCGCCTCGAACGGAGGGGCGGCCATGGACCAACTCGCCGACCTTCAGGATCAGATTCGAACCATAGAACAGCGGATGACCACCATACGCGAAGAGGTCATCGCCATCCAGAGAGAAACCGTTGACGAAGGGGATATGGCCCGGGCGCTGGCGGTCTTCTCCCCGGTTTGGGAGGCACTGTCCCCCCGAGAACAATCACGGATCGTCCGACTCCTCGTCGAGCGCGTCGGTTATGACGGGCGGGACGGTAGAGTGACCGTGACTTTCCGCTCAGCGGGATTCAAGGCGCTGTGCAGCGAGGCCGACATCCGCAGTCGGGAGGTGTCCGCATGA
- the sucB gene encoding dihydrolipoyllysine-residue succinyltransferase: protein MEIKVPEIGESVFEAVLAKWHKQDGVEVARDDLLCELETDKITLELHAEEDGLVFHKAAEGETVEVGQVIAVLEEKGDGKKPEPEKKPEPQKKPAVTKEPEGQKEPAEKTGKKKEPEPAPEKTQARPEAEPAQPAREEPDAAEAPTPEPSEEGRITRRPLTPIRKRIAERLLAARQQTAMLTTFNEADMSRVQELRRKYQRSFQERHQVKLGLMSFFVKASVEALKEFPEVNARLEEDAVVYQHFYDIGIAVNSEKGLVVPVLRDADKLHFAEIERGILDFVDKIDSNRLDLADLKGGTFTISNGGVFGSLLSTPLLNPPQCAVLGMHAIQDRPVARNGQVVIRPMMNLALSYDHRLIDGRQAVQFLKRIKELVEEPEEMLLEA from the coding sequence ATGGAAATAAAAGTCCCCGAAATCGGTGAATCTGTCTTCGAGGCGGTCCTGGCCAAATGGCACAAGCAGGACGGTGTCGAAGTGGCCCGGGACGACCTGCTGTGCGAACTCGAAACGGACAAGATTACCCTGGAACTCCACGCCGAGGAAGACGGCCTGGTCTTCCACAAGGCCGCAGAGGGGGAAACGGTGGAAGTCGGCCAGGTGATCGCCGTACTGGAGGAGAAAGGGGACGGGAAAAAGCCGGAGCCGGAGAAAAAACCCGAACCGCAGAAGAAGCCGGCGGTAACGAAAGAGCCCGAGGGGCAAAAGGAACCCGCGGAGAAAACCGGGAAGAAAAAGGAGCCGGAGCCGGCACCGGAAAAGACGCAGGCCAGACCGGAAGCGGAACCGGCGCAGCCGGCCAGGGAAGAACCGGACGCCGCCGAAGCACCCACGCCGGAACCATCCGAGGAGGGCCGGATCACCCGCCGTCCCCTGACCCCGATCCGCAAAAGGATCGCCGAAAGGCTGCTTGCGGCCCGGCAGCAGACCGCCATGCTCACCACCTTCAATGAGGCGGACATGAGCCGGGTGCAGGAACTGCGCAGGAAATATCAGCGCTCCTTCCAGGAGCGGCACCAGGTCAAGCTGGGGCTGATGTCCTTTTTCGTCAAGGCGTCGGTGGAGGCTCTGAAGGAATTTCCGGAAGTCAACGCCCGGCTGGAGGAAGATGCCGTCGTCTACCAGCATTTCTACGACATCGGCATCGCCGTCAATTCGGAGAAAGGGCTGGTGGTCCCGGTGCTGCGGGACGCCGACAAACTGCACTTTGCCGAAATCGAACGGGGGATTCTCGACTTCGTCGACAAAATCGACAGCAACCGCCTCGACCTGGCCGACCTCAAAGGGGGCACCTTCACCATCAGCAACGGCGGCGTCTTCGGTTCCCTCCTCAGCACCCCCCTGCTGAACCCGCCCCAGTGCGCGGTACTCGGCATGCACGCCATCCAGGACCGCCCGGTGGCCCGCAACGGTCAGGTGGTGATCCGACCGATGATGAACCTGGCCCTGAGCTACGACCACCGCCTCATTGACGGCCGCCAGGCGGTACAGTTCCTGAAGCGGATCAAGGAACTGGTGGAGGAGCCGGAGGAGATGTTGCTTGAAGCGTGA
- a CDS encoding DUF2924 domain-containing protein has protein sequence MEATTYQEVQGLSRMTVGELRDKYLEVFGEETRSYHKEFLRKRIAWRIQALAEGDLSERARRRAEELANDADLRTRSPRDPVASGSAEVKARTATSRISPSHDPRLPLPGTLLAREFQGRDIVVKVLDNGFEFDGRRYKSLSAIAKEVTGSKWNGFLFFGIADAATKGGSRKPERRNE, from the coding sequence ATGGAAGCAACAACGTATCAAGAGGTCCAGGGGCTCTCCCGGATGACCGTCGGAGAACTCCGGGACAAGTACCTCGAGGTCTTTGGGGAGGAGACCCGCTCCTACCATAAGGAGTTTCTTCGCAAGCGAATCGCCTGGCGCATTCAGGCTCTGGCGGAGGGTGACCTTTCGGAGCGGGCCCGGCGCAGGGCTGAGGAACTGGCCAATGACGCCGACCTGAGAACGCGGTCTCCGCGTGATCCGGTCGCCTCGGGTTCCGCCGAGGTCAAAGCGAGAACGGCGACCAGCCGCATATCCCCGTCGCACGACCCGAGGCTGCCGCTGCCCGGAACTCTGCTCGCCCGCGAGTTCCAAGGCCGCGACATTGTGGTCAAGGTACTCGACAACGGCTTCGAGTTCGACGGCCGACGGTACAAGTCCCTCTCAGCCATCGCCAAGGAGGTCACCGGGAGCAAGTGGAACGGGTTCCTCTTCTTCGGTATCGCCGATGCCGCGACCAAGGGCGGGAGCCGCAAACCCGAGAGGAGGAACGAATGA
- a CDS encoding molybdenum cofactor biosynthesis protein MoaE — MDINKAIAELKSDPEFSRNVGMMLIHNGVVRGWSRGDGKEVTAVEVKADHDKIAALCREYEQRPGIYRVMAEACEGKLTPGDDLLFIIVAGAVREDVKPVLSEMLERIKAEAVTKSEVKA, encoded by the coding sequence ATGGATATCAACAAGGCGATCGCCGAACTGAAGAGCGATCCGGAGTTCAGCAGGAACGTCGGCATGATGCTGATTCATAACGGGGTGGTGCGGGGCTGGTCGCGGGGGGACGGCAAAGAGGTGACGGCGGTCGAGGTCAAGGCCGACCATGATAAAATTGCCGCCCTGTGCCGGGAATACGAACAGCGGCCGGGGATTTACCGGGTGATGGCCGAGGCCTGCGAAGGCAAACTCACCCCCGGCGACGACCTGCTGTTCATTATTGTGGCCGGCGCAGTGCGGGAAGATGTCAAACCGGTCCTTTCCGAAATGCTGGAGCGGATCAAGGCTGAGGCGGTGACTAAGAGCGAGGTAAAAGCATAG
- a CDS encoding sigma-70 family RNA polymerase sigma factor yields MGFDKRYEGIDEYAVQIIKYKARQLVGRVGFTESDREDLEQEMLMDLLQRLPKYNADRAQRNTFIARVVEHKIATIIEARKAGLRDYRLCNCSLNDRLEDEEGGSVERMETIDQEDYL; encoded by the coding sequence ATGGGTTTCGACAAACGCTACGAAGGAATCGACGAGTATGCCGTTCAGATCATCAAGTACAAGGCGAGACAACTGGTCGGACGGGTGGGCTTCACCGAGTCTGACCGCGAGGACCTGGAGCAGGAGATGCTGATGGACCTGCTCCAACGCCTGCCCAAGTACAACGCCGACCGCGCCCAACGCAACACCTTTATCGCCCGCGTGGTGGAACACAAGATCGCCACCATCATCGAGGCGCGGAAGGCCGGCCTGCGGGATTACCGGCTCTGCAATTGTTCGCTCAACGACCGCTTGGAAGACGAGGAAGGCGGCTCCGTCGAGCGCATGGAGACCATCGATCAGGAGGATTACCTGC